In Musa acuminata AAA Group cultivar baxijiao chromosome BXJ2-3, Cavendish_Baxijiao_AAA, whole genome shotgun sequence, the following proteins share a genomic window:
- the LOC135606576 gene encoding CASP-like protein 1E2: MESTAKQGVNGGLRHGTGDEGKTQAGAGLSAGILRLLVVATTLVAALVMATASETKTVSIEVAPTLPPLPVPVTAKASYSSAFVYFIVANAIAFAYSAWSLAVVVLKRRSTRGSILPISILDAVMVGLLFSGNGAAAAFGVLGKYGNSHVGWTKVCNVFGRFCAQASASIVVSLIAAVNLLALVILSMVGLHRRSSA; encoded by the exons ATGGAGTCCACAGCGAAGCAAGGCGTGAACGGAGGGCTCCGCCATGGGACGGGTGACGAGGGCAAGACACAGGCCGGGGCGGGTCTTTCCGCCGGGATCCTGCGACTGCTCGTCGTCGCCACGACGCTGGTCGCGGCGCTGGTAATGGCCACGGCGTCCGAAACGAAGACGGTCAGCATCGAGGTGGCTCCCACGCTGCCGCCGTTGCCTGTGCCGGTTACTGCCAAGGCCTCCTACTCCTCGGCGTTCGT ATACTTCATCGTGGCCAACGCGATCGCGTTCGCGTACTCCGCATGGTCGCTTGCGGTCGTCGTCCTAAAAAGACGCAGCACGAGGGGGTCTATTCTGCCCATCTCCATCTTGGACGCGGTCATGGTGGGGCTCCTCTTCTCCGGCAATGGCGCCGCCGCGGCGTTCGGAGTGTTGGGCAAGTACGGAAACTCCCATGTCGGCTGGACCAAGGTCTGCAACGTCTTCGGCAGATTCTGCGCGCAGGCATCGGCTTCCATCGTCGTCTCGCTGATAGCCGCGGTCAATCTGCTGGCGCTCGTCATACTCTCGATGGTTGGCCTCCACAGGAGATCGTCGGCTTGA
- the LOC103978979 gene encoding kinesin-like protein KIN-14O isoform X2: MVLQLEDFGLDPSDGPATESEPVELPSTPSVVYMDVSVVPEHDKSGLASTISSLQAEMWQLRSRQRNLDAKRREALDRILDIKGSIRVFCRVKSADERKVATVPISIEAEKITIRSVGTRKDFVVDRVFSPESTQEDVFREVQPILRSALDGHNVCILAYGQTGTGKTHTMEGISDQPGIVPRTIEELFHQISQDKSASFTLSMSMLEVYMGSLRDLLVHRHSSARSFHWIPKCNLSILSSSDGVVEIEGLTDVPVTDAKQAYRWYARGKHARSTSWTNVNDASSRSHCLTRITILRSNDAVGGGKPVSKLWLVDLGGSERLLKTGATGQTLDEGRAINLSLSALGDVIAALRMRRSHIPYRNSKLTQILSDSLGNNSKVLMILHISLGDDDAAETVCSLSFAKRVRAVEANRELSEETKKRKQQSITELEQHIQEAEEELQRVSKQMEMAEKLIQEKTEILRVAHQLPDEMAPETQAAEKPIRATHAVPVPRFMASTECSRLRQKTAELTGRSRAMSVVDRRPIDLFGSQSLSCSVHDHVMPTKKKRTWPCKRSDPSPHCNTPNESHNIMDSKGSSLPRSKKVVSASNPNLRVTLHRQHRRRMSDLI, translated from the exons ATGGTGCTGCAGTTGGAGGACTTCGGTTTGGATCCCTCGGATGGGCCTGCGACCGAGTCGGAGCCGGTGGAGCTGCCGTCAACACCCTCGGTTGTGTACATGGACGTCAGCGTCGTCCCTGAGCACGACAAATCAGGATTGGCATCCACGATCTCCAGCCTCCAAG CGGAAATGTGGCAATTGAGATCAAGGCAGAGGAACCTGGACGCGAAGCGGCGTGAGGCTCTTGATCGGATACTGGACATCAAAG GAAGCATCAGGGTGTTCTGCCGAGTCAAGTCCGCGGACGAGAGAAAGGTGGCAACAGTACCCATTTCGATCGAAGCAGAAAAGATCACTATTAGATCAGTCGGAACGAGGAAAGATTTCGTGGTGGATCGAGTGTTCTCCCCAGAGTCCACACAAG AGGATGTTTTCAGAGAAGTACAGCCAATCCTCAGATCCGCTCTCGATGGCCACAATGTCTGCATCTTAGCGTACGGTCAGACTGGAACAGGAAAGACGCACACAATG GAAGGAATCAGTGACCAACCGGGAATAGTTCCTCGAACCATCGAAGAGCTCTTCCATCAGATCTCTCAAGACAAATCAGCCTCGTTTACCTTGTCCATGAGCATGCTCGAGGTCTACATGGGAAGCCTCAGAGACCTGTTGGTCCACAGACATTCTTCAGCTCGATCCTTCCACTGGATTCCTAAATG CAACCTCAGCATCCTGAGCAGCAGCGACGGCGTGGTGGAGATCGAGGGACTCACGGACGTGCCGGTGACCGACGCCAAACAGGCCTACCGATGGTACGCCAGGGGGAAGCACGCTCGTTCTACTTCCTGGACTAATGTCAACGATGCTTCAAGCCGATCACACTG CTTGACCAGAATCACCATCCTTCGATCGAACGACGCGGTGGGAGGTGGCAAACCAGTGAGCAAGCTTTGGCTGGTGGATCTCGGCGGCAGCGAGCGCTTGCTGAAGACCGGTGCAACCGGACAAACACTGGATGAAGGGAGGGctatcaatctctctctctctgcacttGGTGATGTTATTGCTGCTCTGAGAATGAGGCGCAGTCACATTCCTTACAG GAACAGCAAGCTGACTCAGATCCTCAGTGACTCGCTGG GCAATAATTCGAAGGTTTTGATGATTTTGCACATCAGTCTTGGTGATGATGATGCAGCGGAGACTGTGTGTTCTCTGAGCTTCGCTAAAAGAGTCAGGGCGGTGGAGGCAAATCGAGAACTTTCAGAG GAGACGAAGAAACGAAAGCAGCAAAGCATCACTGAGCTTGAGCAGCACATACAGGAAGCCGAAGAGGAGCTGCAGAGAGTGAGTAAGCAGATGGAGATGGCCGAGAAGCTAATCCAGGAGAAGACCGAGATCTTGCGAGTGGCTCATCAGCTCCCTGACGAGATGGCGCCGGAAACCCAGGCAGCAGAGAAGCCAATCCGAGCGACGCACGCGGTGCCGGTCCCCCGTTTCATGGCTTCCACCGAGTGCAGCCGGCTGAGGCAGAAGACAGCAGAATTGACGGGGAGATCAAGAGCCATGAGCGTGGTGGACAGAAGACCCATAGATCTGTTTGGATCTCAGTCACTTAGCTGCTCAGTCCATGATCATGTGATGccgacgaagaagaagagaacATGGCCGTGCAAGCGAAGCGATCCGTCACCGCACTGTAACACACCGAATGAGAGCCACAACATCATGGATTCAAAGGGATCATCGTTACCGAGATCGAAGAAGGTTGTGTCCGCTTCGAATCCGAATCTGAGGGTGACATTGCATCGGCAGCACAGAAGAAGGATGTCGGATCTGATCTAA
- the LOC135585525 gene encoding uncharacterized protein LOC135585525 isoform X2 encodes MVAEKWRKEHPDCQIFGHTITTDHHDELIKIGVIPSLRGSELTDKFPYVVFCAPPSRTSDYPSDVRLAASNWSGEGSFLFTSSSAVYDCSDNDFCNEDSPLVPIGRSPRIDVLLSAEKEVLDVGGCVLRLAGLYKEDRGAHTYWLARGTVDALPDHVVNLIHYEDAASLTIAIIKKKLRGRTFNGCDNHPLSRQEIMDSVNRSGKYSKKFLGFTGTDGPLGKRMTNSKTRAEIGWEPTFVSFPQFLGLPD; translated from the exons ATGGTGGCTGAAAAGTGGCGAAAG GAACATCCAGATTGTCAGATCTTTGGACATACAATTACCACCGATCATCATGATGAATTGATCAAGATTGGCGTCATTCCTTCTTTAAGAGGATCAGAGCTTACCGACAAATTTCCTTATGTTGTATTTTGTGCTCCTCCATCTCGAACCTCAGATTACCCTAGTGATGTGAG ATTAGCAGCATCCAACTGGAGTGGTGAAGGTTCTTTCCTGTTTACATCAAGTTCTGCTGTATATGATTGCAGCGATAATGACTTTTGCAATGAG GATTCTCCTCTGGTTCCTATTGGTAGAAGCCCACGGATTGATGTCCTTCTAAGTGCGGAAAAGGAAGTTCTGGATGTTGGTGGCTGTGTTCTGAGGCTAGCAGGGTTATATA AAGAAGATAGAGGTGCTCATACTTATTGGTTGGCAAGAGGAACAGTTGATGCTCTTCCAGATCATGTAGTAAACCTTATTCATTATGAG GATGCAGCTTCCCTTACGATTGCAATCATAAAAAAGAAGCTTCGAGGTCGAACTTTCAATGGTTGTGACAATCATCCTTTGTCGAG GCAAGAAATTATGGATTCTGTGAACCGAAGCGGGAAGTATAGCAAGAAGTTCCTGGGATTTACAG GCACTGATGGTCCATTGGGGAAGAGGATGACTAATTCGAAAACTCGTGCCGAAATTGGATGGGAGCCAACATTCGTAAGCTTTCCTCAGTTCCTTGGACTACCAGACTGA
- the LOC103978979 gene encoding kinesin-like protein KIN-14O isoform X1 has product MVLQLEDFGLDPSDGPATESEPVELPSTPSVVYMDVSVVPEHDKSGLASTISSLQAEMWQLRSRQRNLDAKRREALDRILDIKGSIRVFCRVKSADERKVATVPISIEAEKITIRSVGTRKDFVVDRVFSPESTQEDVFREVQPILRSALDGHNVCILAYGQTGTGKTHTMEGISDQPGIVPRTIEELFHQISQDKSASFTLSMSMLEVYMGSLRDLLVHRHSSARSFHWIPKCSNLSILSSSDGVVEIEGLTDVPVTDAKQAYRWYARGKHARSTSWTNVNDASSRSHCLTRITILRSNDAVGGGKPVSKLWLVDLGGSERLLKTGATGQTLDEGRAINLSLSALGDVIAALRMRRSHIPYRNSKLTQILSDSLGNNSKVLMILHISLGDDDAAETVCSLSFAKRVRAVEANRELSEETKKRKQQSITELEQHIQEAEEELQRVSKQMEMAEKLIQEKTEILRVAHQLPDEMAPETQAAEKPIRATHAVPVPRFMASTECSRLRQKTAELTGRSRAMSVVDRRPIDLFGSQSLSCSVHDHVMPTKKKRTWPCKRSDPSPHCNTPNESHNIMDSKGSSLPRSKKVVSASNPNLRVTLHRQHRRRMSDLI; this is encoded by the exons ATGGTGCTGCAGTTGGAGGACTTCGGTTTGGATCCCTCGGATGGGCCTGCGACCGAGTCGGAGCCGGTGGAGCTGCCGTCAACACCCTCGGTTGTGTACATGGACGTCAGCGTCGTCCCTGAGCACGACAAATCAGGATTGGCATCCACGATCTCCAGCCTCCAAG CGGAAATGTGGCAATTGAGATCAAGGCAGAGGAACCTGGACGCGAAGCGGCGTGAGGCTCTTGATCGGATACTGGACATCAAAG GAAGCATCAGGGTGTTCTGCCGAGTCAAGTCCGCGGACGAGAGAAAGGTGGCAACAGTACCCATTTCGATCGAAGCAGAAAAGATCACTATTAGATCAGTCGGAACGAGGAAAGATTTCGTGGTGGATCGAGTGTTCTCCCCAGAGTCCACACAAG AGGATGTTTTCAGAGAAGTACAGCCAATCCTCAGATCCGCTCTCGATGGCCACAATGTCTGCATCTTAGCGTACGGTCAGACTGGAACAGGAAAGACGCACACAATG GAAGGAATCAGTGACCAACCGGGAATAGTTCCTCGAACCATCGAAGAGCTCTTCCATCAGATCTCTCAAGACAAATCAGCCTCGTTTACCTTGTCCATGAGCATGCTCGAGGTCTACATGGGAAGCCTCAGAGACCTGTTGGTCCACAGACATTCTTCAGCTCGATCCTTCCACTGGATTCCTAAATG CAGCAACCTCAGCATCCTGAGCAGCAGCGACGGCGTGGTGGAGATCGAGGGACTCACGGACGTGCCGGTGACCGACGCCAAACAGGCCTACCGATGGTACGCCAGGGGGAAGCACGCTCGTTCTACTTCCTGGACTAATGTCAACGATGCTTCAAGCCGATCACACTG CTTGACCAGAATCACCATCCTTCGATCGAACGACGCGGTGGGAGGTGGCAAACCAGTGAGCAAGCTTTGGCTGGTGGATCTCGGCGGCAGCGAGCGCTTGCTGAAGACCGGTGCAACCGGACAAACACTGGATGAAGGGAGGGctatcaatctctctctctctgcacttGGTGATGTTATTGCTGCTCTGAGAATGAGGCGCAGTCACATTCCTTACAG GAACAGCAAGCTGACTCAGATCCTCAGTGACTCGCTGG GCAATAATTCGAAGGTTTTGATGATTTTGCACATCAGTCTTGGTGATGATGATGCAGCGGAGACTGTGTGTTCTCTGAGCTTCGCTAAAAGAGTCAGGGCGGTGGAGGCAAATCGAGAACTTTCAGAG GAGACGAAGAAACGAAAGCAGCAAAGCATCACTGAGCTTGAGCAGCACATACAGGAAGCCGAAGAGGAGCTGCAGAGAGTGAGTAAGCAGATGGAGATGGCCGAGAAGCTAATCCAGGAGAAGACCGAGATCTTGCGAGTGGCTCATCAGCTCCCTGACGAGATGGCGCCGGAAACCCAGGCAGCAGAGAAGCCAATCCGAGCGACGCACGCGGTGCCGGTCCCCCGTTTCATGGCTTCCACCGAGTGCAGCCGGCTGAGGCAGAAGACAGCAGAATTGACGGGGAGATCAAGAGCCATGAGCGTGGTGGACAGAAGACCCATAGATCTGTTTGGATCTCAGTCACTTAGCTGCTCAGTCCATGATCATGTGATGccgacgaagaagaagagaacATGGCCGTGCAAGCGAAGCGATCCGTCACCGCACTGTAACACACCGAATGAGAGCCACAACATCATGGATTCAAAGGGATCATCGTTACCGAGATCGAAGAAGGTTGTGTCCGCTTCGAATCCGAATCTGAGGGTGACATTGCATCGGCAGCACAGAAGAAGGATGTCGGATCTGATCTAA
- the LOC103978976 gene encoding auxilin-related protein 1 has product MKRPAVREGGGGGSEEGTSKEFGKNRWKLQKRNEQRLGGKGLSLEAFANAKSRSSGYNPALIKKQKEFYRNAKYVTKYKKTLKQQNLAGDHMPKVSDDKDGDKTENSQMRSKTKKKSLLSLREEYEKKHAEVEKAKTDREAIIQAKKEERAKAEDRRKAEREKMFKKTRSGQPVMKYRIEHLLEGLLDGSK; this is encoded by the exons ATGAAGCGCCCAGCGGTACGAGAAGGCGGCGGAGGTGGTTCAGAGGAGGGAACGAGCAAAGAGTTTGGGAAGAATCGGTGGAAGCTGCAGAAGAGGAACGAGCAGCGGTTGGGAGGGAAGGGGCTCTCTCTTGAAGCGTTCGCGAATGCCAAATCCAGGTCCTCCGGATACAACCCCGCCCTCATAA AAAAGCAAAAAGAGTTCTATAGAAATGCAAAATATGTGACCAAGTACAAGAAGACACTAAAACAACAAAACCTGGCCGGTGATCATATGCCAAAAGTTTCAGATGATAAG GATGGTGACAAGACCGAAAACTCGCAAATGCGAagtaaaacaaagaagaagagtcTGCTGAGCTTGAGAGAAGAGTATGAGAAGAAACATGCAGAAGTCGAAAAGGCTAAGACGGATAGGGAAGCAATCATCCAAgcaaagaaagaagagagagccaAAGCTGAAGACAGAAGGAAGGCCGAGAGGGAAAAGATGTTTAAGAAGACCAGATCTGGTCAGCCTGTCATGAAGTACAGAATAGAGCACCTCTTAGAAGGTTTACTAGATGGTTCTAAATAG
- the LOC135585525 gene encoding uncharacterized protein LOC135585525 isoform X1: MSAFGSLCLPMAIGASTITTTSLRPRFCVPLSSSASPPTSLLFLRPPNPIFRPKRCSPISMSLAADSSSSSSPLVEISNDAGLKVTSPGIIGQNDLLIVGPGVLGRMVAEKWRKEHPDCQIFGHTITTDHHDELIKIGVIPSLRGSELTDKFPYVVFCAPPSRTSDYPSDVRLAASNWSGEGSFLFTSSSAVYDCSDNDFCNEDSPLVPIGRSPRIDVLLSAEKEVLDVGGCVLRLAGLYKEDRGAHTYWLARGTVDALPDHVVNLIHYEDAASLTIAIIKKKLRGRTFNGCDNHPLSRQEIMDSVNRSGKYSKKFLGFTGTDGPLGKRMTNSKTRAEIGWEPTFVSFPQFLGLPD, from the exons ATGTCTGCCTTCGGCTCCCTTTGTCTGCCGATGGCGATAGGCGCGTCGACGATCACTACCACAAGTCTTCGACCTCGTTTCTGCGTTCCCCTCTCTTCTTCCGCTTCACCTCCGACGAGCCTCCTCTTTCTCCGCCCTCCAAACCCTATCTTTCGCCCCAAACGATGCTCTCCAATTTCGATGTCGCTCGCCGCCGattcctcatcctcctcttctcCCCTTGTCG AAATATCAAATGACGCTGGACTAAAGGTAACATCTCCTGGTATAATTGGGCAGAATGATTTGTTAATTGTGGGGCCTGGTGTTCTTGGTCGCATGGTGGCTGAAAAGTGGCGAAAG GAACATCCAGATTGTCAGATCTTTGGACATACAATTACCACCGATCATCATGATGAATTGATCAAGATTGGCGTCATTCCTTCTTTAAGAGGATCAGAGCTTACCGACAAATTTCCTTATGTTGTATTTTGTGCTCCTCCATCTCGAACCTCAGATTACCCTAGTGATGTGAG ATTAGCAGCATCCAACTGGAGTGGTGAAGGTTCTTTCCTGTTTACATCAAGTTCTGCTGTATATGATTGCAGCGATAATGACTTTTGCAATGAG GATTCTCCTCTGGTTCCTATTGGTAGAAGCCCACGGATTGATGTCCTTCTAAGTGCGGAAAAGGAAGTTCTGGATGTTGGTGGCTGTGTTCTGAGGCTAGCAGGGTTATATA AAGAAGATAGAGGTGCTCATACTTATTGGTTGGCAAGAGGAACAGTTGATGCTCTTCCAGATCATGTAGTAAACCTTATTCATTATGAG GATGCAGCTTCCCTTACGATTGCAATCATAAAAAAGAAGCTTCGAGGTCGAACTTTCAATGGTTGTGACAATCATCCTTTGTCGAG GCAAGAAATTATGGATTCTGTGAACCGAAGCGGGAAGTATAGCAAGAAGTTCCTGGGATTTACAG GCACTGATGGTCCATTGGGGAAGAGGATGACTAATTCGAAAACTCGTGCCGAAATTGGATGGGAGCCAACATTCGTAAGCTTTCCTCAGTTCCTTGGACTACCAGACTGA
- the LOC103978979 gene encoding kinesin-like protein KIN-14O isoform X4 — translation MVLQLEDFGLDPSDGPATESEPVELPSTPSVVYMDVSVVPEHDKSGLASTISSLQAEMWQLRSRQRNLDAKRREALDRILDIKGSIRVFCRVKSADERKVATVPISIEAEKITIRSVGTRKDFVVDRVFSPESTQEDVFREVQPILRSALDGHNVCILAYGQTGTGKTHTMEGISDQPGIVPRTIEELFHQISQDKSASFTLSMSMLEVYMGSLRDLLVHRHSSARSFHWIPKCNLSILSSSDGVVEIEGLTDVPVTDAKQAYRCLTRITILRSNDAVGGGKPVSKLWLVDLGGSERLLKTGATGQTLDEGRAINLSLSALGDVIAALRMRRSHIPYRNSKLTQILSDSLGNNSKVLMILHISLGDDDAAETVCSLSFAKRVRAVEANRELSEETKKRKQQSITELEQHIQEAEEELQRVSKQMEMAEKLIQEKTEILRVAHQLPDEMAPETQAAEKPIRATHAVPVPRFMASTECSRLRQKTAELTGRSRAMSVVDRRPIDLFGSQSLSCSVHDHVMPTKKKRTWPCKRSDPSPHCNTPNESHNIMDSKGSSLPRSKKVVSASNPNLRVTLHRQHRRRMSDLI, via the exons ATGGTGCTGCAGTTGGAGGACTTCGGTTTGGATCCCTCGGATGGGCCTGCGACCGAGTCGGAGCCGGTGGAGCTGCCGTCAACACCCTCGGTTGTGTACATGGACGTCAGCGTCGTCCCTGAGCACGACAAATCAGGATTGGCATCCACGATCTCCAGCCTCCAAG CGGAAATGTGGCAATTGAGATCAAGGCAGAGGAACCTGGACGCGAAGCGGCGTGAGGCTCTTGATCGGATACTGGACATCAAAG GAAGCATCAGGGTGTTCTGCCGAGTCAAGTCCGCGGACGAGAGAAAGGTGGCAACAGTACCCATTTCGATCGAAGCAGAAAAGATCACTATTAGATCAGTCGGAACGAGGAAAGATTTCGTGGTGGATCGAGTGTTCTCCCCAGAGTCCACACAAG AGGATGTTTTCAGAGAAGTACAGCCAATCCTCAGATCCGCTCTCGATGGCCACAATGTCTGCATCTTAGCGTACGGTCAGACTGGAACAGGAAAGACGCACACAATG GAAGGAATCAGTGACCAACCGGGAATAGTTCCTCGAACCATCGAAGAGCTCTTCCATCAGATCTCTCAAGACAAATCAGCCTCGTTTACCTTGTCCATGAGCATGCTCGAGGTCTACATGGGAAGCCTCAGAGACCTGTTGGTCCACAGACATTCTTCAGCTCGATCCTTCCACTGGATTCCTAAATG CAACCTCAGCATCCTGAGCAGCAGCGACGGCGTGGTGGAGATCGAGGGACTCACGGACGTGCCGGTGACCGACGCCAAACAGGCCTACCGATG CTTGACCAGAATCACCATCCTTCGATCGAACGACGCGGTGGGAGGTGGCAAACCAGTGAGCAAGCTTTGGCTGGTGGATCTCGGCGGCAGCGAGCGCTTGCTGAAGACCGGTGCAACCGGACAAACACTGGATGAAGGGAGGGctatcaatctctctctctctgcacttGGTGATGTTATTGCTGCTCTGAGAATGAGGCGCAGTCACATTCCTTACAG GAACAGCAAGCTGACTCAGATCCTCAGTGACTCGCTGG GCAATAATTCGAAGGTTTTGATGATTTTGCACATCAGTCTTGGTGATGATGATGCAGCGGAGACTGTGTGTTCTCTGAGCTTCGCTAAAAGAGTCAGGGCGGTGGAGGCAAATCGAGAACTTTCAGAG GAGACGAAGAAACGAAAGCAGCAAAGCATCACTGAGCTTGAGCAGCACATACAGGAAGCCGAAGAGGAGCTGCAGAGAGTGAGTAAGCAGATGGAGATGGCCGAGAAGCTAATCCAGGAGAAGACCGAGATCTTGCGAGTGGCTCATCAGCTCCCTGACGAGATGGCGCCGGAAACCCAGGCAGCAGAGAAGCCAATCCGAGCGACGCACGCGGTGCCGGTCCCCCGTTTCATGGCTTCCACCGAGTGCAGCCGGCTGAGGCAGAAGACAGCAGAATTGACGGGGAGATCAAGAGCCATGAGCGTGGTGGACAGAAGACCCATAGATCTGTTTGGATCTCAGTCACTTAGCTGCTCAGTCCATGATCATGTGATGccgacgaagaagaagagaacATGGCCGTGCAAGCGAAGCGATCCGTCACCGCACTGTAACACACCGAATGAGAGCCACAACATCATGGATTCAAAGGGATCATCGTTACCGAGATCGAAGAAGGTTGTGTCCGCTTCGAATCCGAATCTGAGGGTGACATTGCATCGGCAGCACAGAAGAAGGATGTCGGATCTGATCTAA
- the LOC103978979 gene encoding kinesin-like protein KIN-14O isoform X3: MVLQLEDFGLDPSDGPATESEPVELPSTPSVVYMDVSVVPEHDKSGLASTISSLQAEMWQLRSRQRNLDAKRREALDRILDIKGSIRVFCRVKSADERKVATVPISIEAEKITIRSVGTRKDFVVDRVFSPESTQEDVFREVQPILRSALDGHNVCILAYGQTGTGKTHTMEGISDQPGIVPRTIEELFHQISQDKSASFTLSMSMLEVYMGSLRDLLVHRHSSARSFHWIPKCSNLSILSSSDGVVEIEGLTDVPVTDAKQAYRCLTRITILRSNDAVGGGKPVSKLWLVDLGGSERLLKTGATGQTLDEGRAINLSLSALGDVIAALRMRRSHIPYRNSKLTQILSDSLGNNSKVLMILHISLGDDDAAETVCSLSFAKRVRAVEANRELSEETKKRKQQSITELEQHIQEAEEELQRVSKQMEMAEKLIQEKTEILRVAHQLPDEMAPETQAAEKPIRATHAVPVPRFMASTECSRLRQKTAELTGRSRAMSVVDRRPIDLFGSQSLSCSVHDHVMPTKKKRTWPCKRSDPSPHCNTPNESHNIMDSKGSSLPRSKKVVSASNPNLRVTLHRQHRRRMSDLI; encoded by the exons ATGGTGCTGCAGTTGGAGGACTTCGGTTTGGATCCCTCGGATGGGCCTGCGACCGAGTCGGAGCCGGTGGAGCTGCCGTCAACACCCTCGGTTGTGTACATGGACGTCAGCGTCGTCCCTGAGCACGACAAATCAGGATTGGCATCCACGATCTCCAGCCTCCAAG CGGAAATGTGGCAATTGAGATCAAGGCAGAGGAACCTGGACGCGAAGCGGCGTGAGGCTCTTGATCGGATACTGGACATCAAAG GAAGCATCAGGGTGTTCTGCCGAGTCAAGTCCGCGGACGAGAGAAAGGTGGCAACAGTACCCATTTCGATCGAAGCAGAAAAGATCACTATTAGATCAGTCGGAACGAGGAAAGATTTCGTGGTGGATCGAGTGTTCTCCCCAGAGTCCACACAAG AGGATGTTTTCAGAGAAGTACAGCCAATCCTCAGATCCGCTCTCGATGGCCACAATGTCTGCATCTTAGCGTACGGTCAGACTGGAACAGGAAAGACGCACACAATG GAAGGAATCAGTGACCAACCGGGAATAGTTCCTCGAACCATCGAAGAGCTCTTCCATCAGATCTCTCAAGACAAATCAGCCTCGTTTACCTTGTCCATGAGCATGCTCGAGGTCTACATGGGAAGCCTCAGAGACCTGTTGGTCCACAGACATTCTTCAGCTCGATCCTTCCACTGGATTCCTAAATG CAGCAACCTCAGCATCCTGAGCAGCAGCGACGGCGTGGTGGAGATCGAGGGACTCACGGACGTGCCGGTGACCGACGCCAAACAGGCCTACCGATG CTTGACCAGAATCACCATCCTTCGATCGAACGACGCGGTGGGAGGTGGCAAACCAGTGAGCAAGCTTTGGCTGGTGGATCTCGGCGGCAGCGAGCGCTTGCTGAAGACCGGTGCAACCGGACAAACACTGGATGAAGGGAGGGctatcaatctctctctctctgcacttGGTGATGTTATTGCTGCTCTGAGAATGAGGCGCAGTCACATTCCTTACAG GAACAGCAAGCTGACTCAGATCCTCAGTGACTCGCTGG GCAATAATTCGAAGGTTTTGATGATTTTGCACATCAGTCTTGGTGATGATGATGCAGCGGAGACTGTGTGTTCTCTGAGCTTCGCTAAAAGAGTCAGGGCGGTGGAGGCAAATCGAGAACTTTCAGAG GAGACGAAGAAACGAAAGCAGCAAAGCATCACTGAGCTTGAGCAGCACATACAGGAAGCCGAAGAGGAGCTGCAGAGAGTGAGTAAGCAGATGGAGATGGCCGAGAAGCTAATCCAGGAGAAGACCGAGATCTTGCGAGTGGCTCATCAGCTCCCTGACGAGATGGCGCCGGAAACCCAGGCAGCAGAGAAGCCAATCCGAGCGACGCACGCGGTGCCGGTCCCCCGTTTCATGGCTTCCACCGAGTGCAGCCGGCTGAGGCAGAAGACAGCAGAATTGACGGGGAGATCAAGAGCCATGAGCGTGGTGGACAGAAGACCCATAGATCTGTTTGGATCTCAGTCACTTAGCTGCTCAGTCCATGATCATGTGATGccgacgaagaagaagagaacATGGCCGTGCAAGCGAAGCGATCCGTCACCGCACTGTAACACACCGAATGAGAGCCACAACATCATGGATTCAAAGGGATCATCGTTACCGAGATCGAAGAAGGTTGTGTCCGCTTCGAATCCGAATCTGAGGGTGACATTGCATCGGCAGCACAGAAGAAGGATGTCGGATCTGATCTAA